DNA from Candidatus Poribacteria bacterium:
TCCTGTTAGTGCCAAACATGAAAAATGGGAATGGGCGAATAGGAATAGGGCGAATTATATATGTATCCTGGATTTTTCTGATAAAGTAGATGCTAAATCTAAACGCAAAGATATTGAGGATGACTTGGTTGGTCACTATGACCCTATGTGCAATAAAGACAATCCATTTCAATAAACAACTCCACTCAACAACACTCTTGAAATAATGCATAAGACAGATGTAGAAAGGACTAACTATGCCAACAATCGATTTTAATGGGAAACAATTTATAAGGGGACATCACTTGACTGTGCCTATTAAGACGTTAGAGATAGATGGCGAAAAATCCTTTACTGGTGAGTCTGAACCATCGCTTGACGATAATCTGATTATACACGGCGACAATTTGAACGTATTGAAAGCACTCCTTCCAAGGTACGCAAATAGTATTAAGTGCATCTATATTGATCCGCCATACAATACTGGCAATGAGGAATGGGTTTACAATGACAACGTCAATAGTACACTTATGCAGGAATGGCTCAAGAAAAATAGTCCCATTGATGGTGAGGATTTGGAACGCCATGATAAATGGCTGTGCATGATGTGGCCGAGATTGAACTTGCTAAAAGAACTGCTATCCGATAATGGTGTGATCTTTATCTCAATTGATGATAACGAAGTACATCGTTTGCGAATGTTGATGGACGAGATTTTTGGAGAAGGTAACTTTGTTGCTAATATTGTGTGGCATCACAGAAAATCAAGTCAAAATGACATAGATATTTCACTTTCTCATAACCACATACTCTGCTACGCCCTTGAAAAGACTTCTTTTACTTTCAACGCTGAAGATGTTGATGAAAGCAAATTCTCCAATCCCGATAAAGACCCTCGTGGTCCGTGGGTAGCAGATCCAATGGATGCCCCCCATATTAGGGAAAATTTGACATACGAAATAACAAATCCCAATACCGGGAAAGTTTATTTACCACCATCGGGAAGACATTGGAGGTTCTCTAAGGAAAAGTACGACATTGCCTTAAGAGAAAAGCGAATTATCTTCGGAAAAAGAGGGACTTCTAAACCACAATATAAGCGGTTTCTCAGTGAAGCGCGTGAGAAAGGAGTCAATATTTTTACTATATGGAGTGATGTGGGAACTGCTACCGATGGAACTAAGGAACTTATCAGCATTTTTGGACGGGGACAACTTTTTTCAACGCCAAAGCCAACAGATTTAATTGGAAAAATAATCAGAGTGTCCATGGATAAAAATGACATCATCCTTGATGCCTTCGCTGGCAGTGGCACTACTGCCCACGCTGCTCTTGCTCTCAATAAAGAAGATGGTGGTAACCGAAAGTTTATCTTGATAGAACACGAAAAAGACTATGTAAGCGACATCACAGCTGAACGCGTTCGTCGTGTCATAAATGGTGTTGAGAATACCAAAGACCAAAACCTCAAGGATGGACTTGGCGGTTCATTTACCTACTGCACCCTCGGCGAGACAATTGACGAAATACGCATACTCACTGGTGAGCCACTTCCCGATTACGAGACGGTTGCTAACTACATCGCCTTTGTCACAACAGGAAAACGCGAATTTACGCCTATCAAAAAACGCAAAGACTACTGTTTTGGTGAAACTGAAAATATCCTTTTTTACCTTATTTATGAATCTGAATTAGCGTTTATGCAGAGTAGAGAATCCGCTTTAAACTATGAACTTGCAAGAAAAATAGAAAACGCTTGTAAGAATGCTGATAAAAAAGCGTACGTATATGCATCACATAAAAATATCAGCCAGAAAGATTTAACTGACATGCAAATCACTTTCTGCCAGCTACCATACAATATCTATCGTATTAAGGAGTGAAACCCTAAATGGAATTGAAAAGTTATCAGCAAGAGGCGTTAGACGCATTAGATCGCTATTTAGAAGCACTGGAAACATCGCGTAAAAAAGGTCGTGATAATCCAAAGAAAGCGTGGAAATTATTACGCGGTGCAGGAACATTACCGAGTATTCCAAGTAACAAAGGAAAGAACAACATTCCAAAGCATATCCACCGAAAGAGT
Protein-coding regions in this window:
- a CDS encoding site-specific DNA-methyltransferase, with product MPTIDFNGKQFIRGHHLTVPIKTLEIDGEKSFTGESEPSLDDNLIIHGDNLNVLKALLPRYANSIKCIYIDPPYNTGNEEWVYNDNVNSTLMQEWLKKNSPIDGEDLERHDKWLCMMWPRLNLLKELLSDNGVIFISIDDNEVHRLRMLMDEIFGEGNFVANIVWHHRKSSQNDIDISLSHNHILCYALEKTSFTFNAEDVDESKFSNPDKDPRGPWVADPMDAPHIRENLTYEITNPNTGKVYLPPSGRHWRFSKEKYDIALREKRIIFGKRGTSKPQYKRFLSEAREKGVNIFTIWSDVGTATDGTKELISIFGRGQLFSTPKPTDLIGKIIRVSMDKNDIILDAFAGSGTTAHAALALNKEDGGNRKFILIEHEKDYVSDITAERVRRVINGVENTKDQNLKDGLGGSFTYCTLGETIDEIRILTGEPLPDYETVANYIAFVTTGKREFTPIKKRKDYCFGETENILFYLIYESELAFMQSRESALNYELARKIENACKNADKKAYVYASHKNISQKDLTDMQITFCQLPYNIYRIKE